The proteins below are encoded in one region of Garra rufa chromosome 12, GarRuf1.0, whole genome shotgun sequence:
- the nipa1 gene encoding magnesium transporter NIPA1, with protein MDEASFPVVGVVIAVVSSFINGSTFVLQKKGILRARKSGGTYLADCVWWCGTLAMIVGQIGNFLAYNVAPAVVVTPLGALGVLFGAVLASWVLQERLNLVGKLGCALCCCGSVVLIIHSPKSENVTSRAELEERLMDPVFLVYISLVVLLLIILIGWLSPAYGKSNIMVYVGICSLLGSFTVPSSKGLGLAAQEAFSETPTSDSRALYLFLGLLGILIVSILIQFTFINKALESFSSNMFEAIYYVTFTSCVILASAILFREWTALGIVDCLGILCGFVTVSVGVALLRISQEAKLSWSQTKAKKN; from the exons ATGGACGAGGCTTCATTCCCAGTCGTTGGTGTTGTGATTGCAGTCGTGTCCAGTTTTATCAATGGATCCACGTTTGTACTACAGAAAAAGGGGATACTGCGAGCTCGTAAATCAG GTGGGACTTACCTGGCTGACTGTGTGTGGTGGTGTGGTACACTTGCAA TGATTGTGGGACAAATAGGAAATTTTCTGGCATACAATGTTGCCCCAGCAGTTGTGGTCACTCCCCTTGGAGCCCTTGGTGTCCTTTTTGG GGCCGTTCTGGCATCCTGGGTTCTTCAGGAACGTCTCAATCTCGTAGGAAAACTTGGCTGCGCTTTGTGCTGTTGTGGTTCAGTTGTGCTCATCATTCACTCACCCAAGTCTGAAAATGTCACATCAAGAGCAGAACTAGAGGAGAGACTGATGGACCCAG TGTTCCTGGTCTACATCTCTCTGGTGGTCCTATTACTGATCATACTGATTGGATGGCTTTCTCCAGCTTATGGAAAATCCAACATTATGGTGTACGTGGGCATCTGTTCTCTCCTTGGGAGTTTCACTGTGCCTAGCAGCAAAGGTCTGGGATTGGCTGCTCAAGAGGCCTTCAGTGAAACACCTACAAGTGATAGCAGAGCACTTTACCTCTTCTTGGGGTTGCTTGGAATTCTTATAGTCAGTATTCTGATCCAGTTTACCTTTATCAACAAAGCCTTGGAGAGCTTCAGCTCTAACATGTTTGAGGCTATTTATTATGTGACATTCACCTCCTGTGTCATTCTGGCCTCTGCGATTCTCTTCAGGGAATGGACAGCACTTGGCATCGTGGACTGTTTGGGTATCCTGTGTGGTTTCGTCACAGTATCTGTGGGTGTTGCCTTATTGCGGATCTCTCAAGAAGCTAAACTTTCTTGGAGCCAAACCAAAGCTAAAAAGAACTAA